The Desulfitobacterium chlororespirans DSM 11544 genome includes a region encoding these proteins:
- a CDS encoding sensor histidine kinase, with amino-acid sequence MDVRQNTALSSEEELKKQIAALHKINNMTGFLPIKIEELLPAIKEVMEEIFADYQCNFNIFPKRYGCNRLELGDCKAIRDQLPMISDQDQTCPCCTGEACRGIFHSHVCVPLVSGKEVFGVMTLKSLLKVRLSRDSLEMLLAIANQVAATLQRSQLLNRLAQEKNNLEEANQEITQLNRSLFDTIKELEKTQRQLIYSERLAAAGRLAANLTHEINNPTGIILSRLEWLLLEASEKELPEEVVKDLLVIKKHTERIAQTTRGLLSFSRRTKNETALVDLEKLIKETVVWLERQFSRKDIIIVLNLSRLPTVIGNKDQLEQVLVNILTNAKDALPEGGKITITTKHDTEENNIQIDIEDNGTGIPEDMMNTIFDPFFSTKEKELGTGLGLPISLTIMKEHGGFLRMESTPHEGSCFSMILPYVPENQEGDLNE; translated from the coding sequence ATGGATGTGAGGCAAAATACGGCCTTATCTTCTGAAGAAGAACTAAAAAAACAGATTGCGGCCCTTCATAAAATAAACAATATGACGGGTTTTTTGCCCATAAAAATAGAAGAACTGCTGCCGGCCATCAAAGAAGTGATGGAAGAAATTTTTGCTGATTACCAATGCAATTTTAATATATTTCCCAAAAGATATGGCTGCAACAGGTTGGAGCTGGGGGACTGTAAGGCTATACGGGATCAGTTGCCGATGATTTCTGATCAGGATCAGACTTGTCCCTGTTGTACGGGAGAAGCTTGCCGAGGTATTTTTCATTCCCATGTTTGTGTGCCCTTGGTTTCGGGTAAGGAAGTATTTGGAGTGATGACCCTTAAAAGTCTCCTCAAGGTAAGATTAAGCCGGGATTCGCTGGAAATGCTCTTAGCCATTGCCAACCAAGTGGCGGCGACTCTTCAGCGCTCTCAATTATTGAATCGCCTAGCCCAAGAGAAGAACAATCTTGAAGAGGCTAATCAAGAAATCACTCAGCTCAATAGGTCATTGTTCGATACGATTAAGGAGCTGGAAAAGACTCAGCGTCAACTTATTTATTCTGAACGGTTGGCCGCCGCAGGTAGATTAGCAGCTAACCTTACCCATGAGATCAACAATCCCACCGGAATTATTTTGTCCAGGTTGGAATGGCTCCTTTTAGAGGCTTCGGAAAAAGAATTGCCTGAAGAGGTCGTCAAAGATTTGCTGGTTATCAAGAAGCATACAGAACGGATCGCTCAGACCACCCGAGGGTTGCTCTCTTTTTCCAGGCGAACGAAAAATGAAACAGCTTTAGTCGATCTGGAGAAGTTGATCAAGGAAACGGTAGTTTGGCTGGAAAGACAGTTTTCCCGTAAGGATATAATCATTGTCCTTAACCTCAGTCGCCTGCCAACCGTTATCGGCAACAAGGACCAACTGGAGCAAGTCTTAGTCAATATCTTGACCAATGCCAAAGATGCACTGCCAGAAGGAGGCAAGATCACTATTACCACGAAACATGATACTGAAGAAAATAATATTCAGATAGATATTGAGGATAATGGCACGGGAATACCGGAAGACATGATGAATACTATTTTTGACCCCTTTTTTAGTACGAAAGAAAAAGAACTGGGCACAGGGTTGGGATTGCCGATCAGTCTGACCATTATGAAAGAGCATGGCGGCTTTCTGCGCATGGAAAGCACTCCCCATGAGGGCAGCTGCTTTAGTATGATTTTGCCCTATGTACCGGAGAATCAGGAGGGTGATTTGAATGAGTGA
- a CDS encoding sigma-54-dependent transcriptional regulator: MSEERHIVIIDDEPDMLETCARVIHRMGYKCTTYEDSCEALEEIYRLQPDLIITDIKMPQCDGFEVLEKAKVCTPKARVIVITGYASVDSAVQAMKEGAYDYLSKPFPIEQLQLTINKALQHIALTEENQLLRAQLQEGLNTDNIIGARGGLQNVFETIGKISNSDASILILGESGTGKEVIARAIHKNSRRSTGPFIPVDCASLPENLLESELFGYERGAFTGANMTKQGLLEMAHGGTLFLDELGELTPAMQAKLLRTLEERAIRRVGGNRLINIDIRVLAATNRDLEKAIRAKEFREDLYYRINVITLKLPVLHERQQDIPLLVNHFCKKFSQDMHKKVNGFTPEAMKAMKSYLWPGNIRELRNVVERAISLSGSEMVEISDLPEKVIGEQKKILPEQENLGAFSFHEAKDIWLKRFEMEYLKELLDKHHGNITQAAKSAGMDRKTIHRLMNKYDLQRGS, translated from the coding sequence ATGAGTGAGGAGCGACATATCGTCATCATCGACGATGAACCGGATATGCTGGAAACCTGTGCCAGGGTTATCCATCGTATGGGCTATAAATGCACTACTTATGAAGATAGCTGTGAGGCGTTGGAGGAGATCTACAGGCTGCAGCCTGACCTGATCATAACCGATATTAAAATGCCTCAATGCGATGGCTTTGAAGTCCTTGAAAAAGCTAAAGTATGTACTCCCAAGGCCAGAGTCATTGTGATCACAGGGTATGCTTCGGTGGATTCAGCGGTACAAGCCATGAAAGAAGGGGCCTACGATTATCTCTCCAAGCCTTTTCCCATCGAACAGCTGCAGTTGACCATTAATAAGGCGCTTCAGCATATCGCTTTAACAGAGGAAAACCAACTGCTGCGGGCTCAGCTGCAGGAAGGCCTGAACACCGATAATATTATTGGCGCCCGGGGAGGGCTGCAGAATGTCTTTGAGACCATTGGCAAGATTTCCAATAGCGATGCATCCATCCTGATCCTGGGAGAAAGCGGTACAGGTAAAGAAGTTATCGCCCGGGCTATTCATAAAAACAGCCGGCGTTCCACAGGACCCTTTATTCCCGTGGATTGTGCGTCCTTACCGGAAAATTTATTAGAGAGTGAATTATTTGGTTATGAAAGAGGAGCCTTTACAGGGGCTAACATGACCAAACAGGGTTTGCTGGAAATGGCCCATGGGGGAACTCTCTTTCTGGATGAATTGGGGGAACTGACTCCGGCCATGCAGGCCAAGCTTTTAAGAACATTGGAAGAACGAGCGATCCGAAGGGTTGGGGGCAATCGCTTGATCAATATCGATATTCGGGTTTTGGCCGCTACCAATCGTGATTTGGAAAAAGCAATCCGCGCCAAAGAGTTCAGAGAAGATCTCTATTATCGAATCAACGTCATTACCCTCAAGCTCCCTGTCTTGCATGAACGGCAGCAGGACATTCCTTTGCTGGTGAATCATTTCTGCAAGAAGTTCTCCCAGGATATGCATAAGAAGGTAAACGGCTTCACTCCTGAGGCCATGAAGGCTATGAAAAGCTATCTTTGGCCGGGGAATATCCGCGAACTGCGTAATGTTGTGGAAAGGGCCATCTCCCTATCGGGATCAGAGATGGTTGAAATTTCCGATCTGCCGGAAAAAGTTATTGGCGAACAAAAAAAGATTCTCCCTGAGCAGGAGAATCTGGGAGCCTTTTCTTTTCACGAGGCTAAGGATATTTGGTTGAAGAGATTTGAGATGGAATACCTTAAGGAACTTTTGGACAAACATCATGGCAATATTACTCAAGCGGCTAAATCAGCCGGGATGGATCGGAAAACCATTCATAGGCTGATGAATAAGTATGATTTGCAGAGGGGTAGTTAA
- a CDS encoding ABC transporter permease, translating into MFAKLIWRNAKRRPWQQGLTLFVVVACAAALTAGILLVWGIEKGGQSAVDNLGADVMAIPADAHLEPGQVLFTGAPANIYMNSEVLKEIEKVPGVEAVSAQFFSQTLNQGCCSLPEEYRLVGYDPQTDFLIRDLLAKGVGRDLKNTEVIVGGNVPAFLGDRVVVLAEPFDVAGYLEPMGGSIDDTIFVPIATARRLAGESPYLQEYWQEAGSPDQLVSSVLIKTKDGADPNQVAKAIDRISGIKSVAAGKLFSELKEELLVIKDILRLMVVIICGITMASLASRYSSLVLERQQELALLRALGTEKGSLFKLVMLETLCSGLAAAVIGCLAGYGLVLYLAKSLSRHSSFPFMLPEAVELCVACLGIIAFILLICCLAAFWPARSSSRLDPVTALTEGELR; encoded by the coding sequence ATGTTTGCAAAACTAATTTGGCGGAATGCCAAAAGACGGCCTTGGCAGCAGGGACTGACCCTGTTTGTCGTCGTAGCCTGTGCTGCTGCCCTGACAGCCGGGATACTGTTGGTCTGGGGCATTGAGAAAGGGGGCCAAAGTGCCGTCGATAATCTGGGAGCGGACGTTATGGCTATACCGGCGGATGCCCACCTTGAACCAGGTCAGGTTCTGTTTACCGGGGCGCCTGCCAATATCTATATGAATTCAGAAGTATTGAAGGAGATTGAGAAGGTACCTGGTGTGGAAGCCGTATCAGCACAGTTTTTCAGCCAGACTCTTAATCAGGGCTGTTGCAGCCTTCCGGAAGAATACCGGCTGGTTGGCTATGATCCACAGACGGACTTTCTGATCAGGGACTTATTGGCGAAGGGAGTGGGCAGGGATTTAAAGAACACGGAGGTTATTGTGGGCGGGAATGTGCCTGCTTTTCTAGGAGACCGGGTGGTGGTTTTAGCTGAGCCCTTTGATGTGGCCGGTTATCTGGAACCCATGGGAGGAAGTATTGACGACACGATCTTTGTACCCATTGCAACGGCCCGGAGACTGGCCGGGGAAAGTCCCTATTTACAGGAATATTGGCAGGAGGCCGGGAGCCCGGATCAGTTGGTTTCGTCGGTATTGATTAAAACAAAAGATGGGGCTGATCCGAATCAGGTTGCCAAAGCTATCGATAGGATCAGTGGCATTAAAAGCGTGGCAGCAGGGAAATTATTTTCTGAACTTAAAGAAGAGTTGCTCGTGATTAAAGACATTCTGCGCTTGATGGTGGTCATTATTTGCGGCATCACCATGGCTTCTCTGGCATCACGCTATTCCTCCCTGGTACTGGAAAGACAGCAGGAGTTGGCTCTGTTGCGGGCACTGGGAACAGAAAAAGGAAGCCTATTTAAGCTGGTCATGCTGGAAACCCTTTGCAGCGGACTGGCGGCTGCAGTCATCGGATGCCTGGCTGGATATGGCTTGGTTCTTTATTTGGCAAAGTCCCTGAGCAGGCACAGCTCCTTTCCCTTCATGCTGCCCGAGGCGGTTGAGCTCTGTGTTGCTTGTTTGGGGATTATCGCGTTTATTCTCCTCATCTGTTGTTTGGCCGCTTTCTGGCCGGCCAGAAGTTCATCGCGTTTGGATCCCGTCACCGCTTTAACTGAAGGGGAGCTAAGGTAG
- a CDS encoding ABC transporter ATP-binding protein, whose amino-acid sequence MEIALRNITHYYRDGMGDRVTPLRNIDLTMRSGDSLVLYGPSGCGKSTLLFILGCLLKPSEGQVDIDGRSLLHYGEKEMAELRNRKIGFMFQMCYLLPTLTVKENIMLPFWIQGGKARDGRAEGKTVDLLLEQLELAERADFLPYQLSGGQRRRVAMARALANDPEVILADEPTAELDEEKKDFVGKWLGEQAGKKKIVVVATHDPQLAVYAGRVYSLSQGQLQEKILGKGAVCSLG is encoded by the coding sequence ATGGAAATAGCGTTAAGGAACATTACACATTACTACCGGGACGGTATGGGGGATCGGGTTACCCCCCTGAGAAACATTGACTTAACGATGAGGAGCGGGGATTCTCTCGTGCTCTATGGGCCGTCAGGTTGTGGCAAAAGTACGTTGTTGTTTATCCTGGGTTGCCTGCTAAAACCCTCGGAAGGACAGGTGGATATAGACGGACGTTCCCTCCTCCACTATGGGGAAAAAGAGATGGCCGAATTGAGAAATCGAAAGATAGGCTTCATGTTCCAGATGTGCTATCTGCTTCCCACCCTGACCGTCAAGGAAAATATCATGCTTCCTTTCTGGATTCAGGGAGGGAAGGCAAGGGATGGAAGAGCGGAAGGGAAGACGGTTGATCTTTTGCTGGAACAGTTGGAGTTGGCGGAACGGGCTGATTTTCTACCTTATCAGTTAAGCGGTGGTCAGAGGCGCCGGGTAGCTATGGCCAGAGCCCTGGCTAATGACCCGGAGGTGATTCTGGCTGATGAACCCACGGCGGAGCTTGATGAGGAGAAAAAGGACTTTGTGGGAAAGTGGCTGGGGGAGCAGGCCGGAAAAAAGAAGATTGTTGTGGTTGCTACTCACGATCCGCAATTGGCGGTTTATGCCGGACGGGTTTACAGCTTAAGTCAAGGGCAGTTACAGGAAAAGATTTTGGGGAAGGGAGCCGTTTGTAGCCTAGGATAG
- a CDS encoding DUF4418 family protein yields the protein MEVKFLNGKVAKVIGGLGAVLGLLIALTPFQLAPVCQRLLELTSGKMAHMRCHYTGQGEVFLGIIVVLVSLIYLFNTSIPAQKALGGVLMILGCAVIILPTNLGIGVCMNPMECHTTAKTLYVLGGLTLIDGLVAVFQEKLPVSPSQDMKA from the coding sequence ATGGAGGTTAAATTTTTGAACGGAAAAGTAGCTAAGGTTATTGGCGGATTGGGGGCGGTGCTGGGTTTACTAATAGCCTTGACTCCGTTCCAGCTTGCCCCGGTTTGTCAACGATTGTTGGAACTAACCTCAGGCAAGATGGCCCATATGCGCTGCCATTATACAGGCCAAGGGGAGGTGTTTTTAGGAATAATCGTTGTTTTGGTCTCCCTGATCTATCTGTTCAACACATCCATTCCTGCTCAAAAAGCCTTGGGCGGTGTGCTGATGATTTTGGGATGTGCTGTAATTATCCTGCCTACAAATCTGGGGATTGGCGTCTGTATGAATCCGATGGAGTGCCATACCACGGCTAAAACTCTCTATGTCCTGGGGGGCCTGACACTAATTGACGGGTTGGTTGCAGTCTTCCAGGAAAAACTCCCTGTTTCGCCTTCTCAAGATATGAAAGCTTGA
- a CDS encoding c-type cytochrome, whose product MRGLVTGKLSKALGLNMVVVGLVMGFALFATYAVPLPEKAEAAGQAGYLTFQSTCTACHTVDTVQNYQGSSPWPEIIGLMKGYGAFMQEEEEAEILHYLEEAYPR is encoded by the coding sequence TTGCGGGGGTTGGTCACCGGAAAATTAAGCAAGGCCTTAGGGCTCAATATGGTTGTCGTTGGTTTGGTGATGGGATTTGCCCTTTTTGCCACCTATGCTGTTCCTCTGCCGGAAAAAGCAGAGGCTGCAGGGCAAGCTGGATATCTTACCTTTCAGTCGACCTGTACAGCCTGTCATACCGTGGATACTGTGCAGAATTATCAAGGCTCTTCCCCTTGGCCGGAAATTATCGGCTTGATGAAGGGCTATGGGGCTTTCATGCAAGAGGAAGAGGAAGCAGAGATTCTTCACTATTTAGAAGAAGCTTACCCCAGATAA